In the genome of Cryptomeria japonica chromosome 8, Sugi_1.0, whole genome shotgun sequence, one region contains:
- the LOC131045924 gene encoding thaumatin-like protein isoform X1, giving the protein MRKLHVIIAAVLLYFSGGGDFCVSATTFTLVNKCKHAVWPAIQPSAGNPVLAKGGLHLLPHRAVSIPAPAGWSGRLWGRHGCSFDRTGKGSCATGDCGSGLFCNGAGGAPPATLAEFTLGTQDYYDVSLVDGYNLPIAIAPRRGTGKCTYAGCISDLNASCPPALQVKSKRGEVVACKSACFAFSTPQYCCTGSYGNPQTCRPTSYSRVFKNACPRAYSYAYDDPNSLATCAAADYLITFCPH; this is encoded by the exons ATGAGGAAGCTTCACGTTATCATTGCTGCAGTTCTTCTCTACTTTTCTG GTGGAGGTGATTTTTGTGTGAGTGCAACAACATTTACACTGGTGAACAAGTGCAAGCACGCGGTATGGCCGGCCATACAACCGAGCGCAGGTAACCCGGTGCTTGCAAAGGGGGGTTTGCATCTCCTCCCTCACCGAGCCGTGTCCATCCCTGCGCCCGCTGGGTGGTCGGGTCGGCTGTGGGGGCGGCACGGCTGTTCCTTCGACCGGACAGGAAAGGGTTCCTGCGCTACTGGTGACTGTGGCTCCGGTCTATTTTGCAACGGTGCGGGCGGCGCCCCACCTGCAACCCTAGCCGAGTTCACCCTGGGCACCCAGGACTACTACGATGTTAGCCTCGTCGATGGCTACAACCTGCCCATCGCCATTGCACCCAGGCGAGGCACAGGCAAGTGCACTTATGCTGGCTGCATCAGCGACTTGAACGCGAGCTGTCCACCTGCTCTTCAG GTGAAGAGCAAGAGGGGTGAGGTTGTGGCTTGCAAGAGCGCCTGCTTTGCATTCAGTACGCCACAATATTGTTGCACAGGGTCATACGGCAATCCTCAGACGTGCAGGCCTACTAGTTATTCTCGTGTGTTTAAAAATGCATGTCCCAGAGCTTACAGCTATGCCTATGATGATCCTAACAGCTTAGCTACATGCGCTGCAGCTGATTATCTCATTACCTTCTGCCCCCATTAA
- the LOC131045924 gene encoding thaumatin-like protein isoform X2, with product MHGGGDFCVSATTFTLVNKCKHAVWPAIQPSAGNPVLAKGGLHLLPHRAVSIPAPAGWSGRLWGRHGCSFDRTGKGSCATGDCGSGLFCNGAGGAPPATLAEFTLGTQDYYDVSLVDGYNLPIAIAPRRGTGKCTYAGCISDLNASCPPALQVKSKRGEVVACKSACFAFSTPQYCCTGSYGNPQTCRPTSYSRVFKNACPRAYSYAYDDPNSLATCAAADYLITFCPH from the exons ATGCATG GTGGAGGTGATTTTTGTGTGAGTGCAACAACATTTACACTGGTGAACAAGTGCAAGCACGCGGTATGGCCGGCCATACAACCGAGCGCAGGTAACCCGGTGCTTGCAAAGGGGGGTTTGCATCTCCTCCCTCACCGAGCCGTGTCCATCCCTGCGCCCGCTGGGTGGTCGGGTCGGCTGTGGGGGCGGCACGGCTGTTCCTTCGACCGGACAGGAAAGGGTTCCTGCGCTACTGGTGACTGTGGCTCCGGTCTATTTTGCAACGGTGCGGGCGGCGCCCCACCTGCAACCCTAGCCGAGTTCACCCTGGGCACCCAGGACTACTACGATGTTAGCCTCGTCGATGGCTACAACCTGCCCATCGCCATTGCACCCAGGCGAGGCACAGGCAAGTGCACTTATGCTGGCTGCATCAGCGACTTGAACGCGAGCTGTCCACCTGCTCTTCAG GTGAAGAGCAAGAGGGGTGAGGTTGTGGCTTGCAAGAGCGCCTGCTTTGCATTCAGTACGCCACAATATTGTTGCACAGGGTCATACGGCAATCCTCAGACGTGCAGGCCTACTAGTTATTCTCGTGTGTTTAAAAATGCATGTCCCAGAGCTTACAGCTATGCCTATGATGATCCTAACAGCTTAGCTACATGCGCTGCAGCTGATTATCTCATTACCTTCTGCCCCCATTAA